A single window of Synechococcus sp. CBW1004 DNA harbors:
- a CDS encoding aromatic ring-hydroxylating dioxygenase subunit alpha, with amino-acid sequence MAPAMDFLPSRLYHCAAIAAQERQRYASRCWHPVAAAAELPPDGALAVELLGMPLLLTRPGGGEPRAFFNRCLHRGVALLEPGAARSGCLRLVCPYHGWSYSLAGELLAAARESEFCAPFDRRAWPLERLLCRQLGPLIWVATGPDPLPLEQQLDLVLAEAGPLFEAPRQLLARQLTPLACNWKTAHDNTLDDYHVAIAHPTTLHREQGPVRDYRHGLSEHANLLSTPHADGGTFLTFGLLPWTHLLLWPDRRLALIQFLPEALDPQRCTMAVWLLGPEGDAVAATAWMAELQRFLEEDRRLVESAQRGYRSGLVPGPAHRLERRILQWQALYRAWMEPAITSSAAAARPPSPH; translated from the coding sequence ATGGCCCCTGCGATGGATTTTCTGCCCAGCCGGCTCTACCACTGCGCCGCCATCGCCGCGCAGGAACGGCAGCGCTACGCCAGCCGCTGCTGGCATCCGGTGGCGGCAGCGGCGGAGCTGCCACCGGATGGGGCCCTGGCCGTGGAGCTGCTGGGGATGCCGCTGCTGCTCACCCGCCCGGGCGGCGGCGAGCCCCGGGCTTTTTTCAACCGTTGTCTCCATCGCGGCGTGGCGCTGCTGGAGCCGGGAGCGGCTCGCAGTGGTTGCCTGCGGCTGGTGTGCCCTTATCACGGCTGGAGCTACAGCCTGGCGGGGGAGCTGCTGGCGGCAGCGCGGGAGTCGGAGTTCTGCGCTCCCTTCGATCGGCGCGCCTGGCCGCTCGAGCGGCTGCTCTGCCGCCAGCTGGGCCCTCTGATCTGGGTGGCAACGGGCCCGGATCCCCTGCCCCTGGAGCAGCAGCTCGATCTGGTGCTGGCGGAGGCGGGGCCGCTGTTCGAGGCGCCGCGGCAGCTGCTCGCCCGGCAGCTGACACCGCTGGCCTGCAACTGGAAGACCGCCCACGACAACACGCTCGACGACTACCACGTGGCGATCGCCCACCCCACCACCCTGCACCGCGAGCAGGGGCCGGTGCGCGACTACCGGCATGGGCTGAGCGAACACGCCAACCTGCTCAGCACCCCCCACGCTGACGGCGGCACCTTCCTCACCTTTGGGCTGCTGCCCTGGACCCATCTGCTGCTCTGGCCCGACCGGCGGCTGGCACTGATTCAGTTCCTCCCTGAAGCCCTGGACCCGCAGCGCTGCACGATGGCGGTGTGGCTGCTCGGGCCGGAGGGCGACGCCGTGGCGGCGACGGCCTGGATGGCCGAGCTGCAGCGCTTCCTGGAGGAGGACCGGCGCCTGGTGGAATCCGCCCAGCGCGGCTACCGGAGCGGGCTGGTGCCGGGGCCCGCCCACAGGCTTGAGCGGCGCATCCTGCAGTGGCAGGCGCTCTATCGGGCCTGGATGGAGCCGGCGATCACCAGCTCTGCCGCCGCAGCCAGGCCGCCATCGCCCCATTGA
- a CDS encoding sugar phosphate isomerase/epimerase: protein MAARPLLLFSLWGFDSDLTDAIATARRNGFDGLEANLHHPALQGLPPASIADRLEAAGQALVLELLTGGDYVPGLEVTPEQHLRELEEQLVRAPCLAPLRVTVLTGSDSWPWPLQQAFWRQALELAAAAPLPVSFETHRSRSLYSPWQIGAYLEAFPQLRLTADLSHWCAVAERLMTPDLGPVQAMASHVDHIHARVGHAQGPSVGHPFAPEWAPALEAHHRCWQLFAQERSAASQGPFTITPEFGPDGYLPQLPFTRQPVADLLAINGAMAAWLRRQSW, encoded by the coding sequence TTGGCTGCCAGGCCTCTGCTGCTGTTCAGCCTCTGGGGGTTCGACAGTGATCTCACCGACGCCATCGCCACCGCCCGCCGCAACGGCTTCGATGGGCTGGAGGCGAATCTGCATCATCCAGCCCTGCAGGGCCTGCCGCCAGCCTCCATCGCCGACCGCCTGGAGGCCGCAGGCCAGGCACTGGTGCTGGAGCTGCTCACCGGCGGCGACTACGTGCCCGGCCTGGAGGTGACGCCCGAGCAGCACCTGCGCGAGCTGGAGGAGCAACTGGTGCGGGCGCCCTGCCTGGCGCCGCTGCGCGTGACCGTGCTCACCGGGAGCGACAGCTGGCCCTGGCCCCTGCAGCAGGCGTTCTGGCGGCAAGCCCTGGAGCTCGCGGCCGCCGCCCCGCTGCCGGTGAGCTTCGAGACACACCGCTCACGCAGCCTGTACAGCCCCTGGCAGATCGGCGCCTACCTCGAGGCGTTTCCCCAGCTGCGCCTCACCGCCGATCTCAGCCACTGGTGTGCCGTGGCCGAACGGCTGATGACGCCGGACCTCGGGCCGGTGCAGGCCATGGCTTCCCACGTGGATCACATCCATGCACGGGTGGGGCATGCCCAGGGCCCCTCGGTGGGCCATCCCTTCGCGCCGGAGTGGGCGCCGGCCCTTGAGGCCCACCACCGCTGCTGGCAGCTGTTCGCCCAGGAGCGCTCCGCAGCGAGCCAGGGGCCATTCACGATCACCCCGGAATTCGGTCCCGACGGCTACCTGCCGCAGCTGCCCTTCACACGACAGCCGGTGGCTGATCTGCTGGCGATCAATGGGGCGATGGCGGCCTGGCTGCGGCGGCAGAGCTGGTGA
- a CDS encoding Dps family protein, with protein MAVTAPPLDIGISEDHRRRIAEGLGGLLADSYVLYGKTHGFHWNVTGPMFNTLHLMFMEQYVELWNALDVIAERIRALGHPAPFGGARFAELATIPESQGSPSALEMVQELVVGHEAVARTARALFPLLEEANDQPSADLLTQRLQIHEKTAWMLRSLLEG; from the coding sequence ATGGCCGTCACCGCCCCTCCGCTCGACATCGGCATCAGCGAGGACCATCGCCGCCGCATCGCCGAAGGCCTCGGCGGCCTGCTGGCCGACAGCTACGTGCTCTACGGCAAGACCCACGGCTTCCACTGGAACGTCACGGGGCCGATGTTCAACACGCTGCACCTGATGTTCATGGAGCAGTACGTGGAGCTCTGGAACGCCCTCGATGTGATCGCGGAACGCATCCGCGCCCTCGGCCATCCCGCCCCCTTCGGCGGCGCCCGCTTCGCCGAGCTGGCCACGATTCCCGAATCTCAGGGCAGCCCCTCCGCCCTGGAGATGGTGCAGGAGCTGGTGGTCGGCCATGAGGCCGTCGCCCGCACCGCCCGTGCTCTGTTCCCGCTGCTGGAGGAGGCGAACGACCAGCCCTCCGCCGACCTGCTCACCCAGCGTCTGCAGATCCACGAGAAGACCGCCTGGATGCTGCGCAGCCTGCTGGAGGGCTGA
- a CDS encoding CTP synthase, with protein MSSSAPTASAAPRARTHSTKFVFVTGGVVSSIGKGIVAASLGRLLKSRGYSVSILKLDPYLNVDPGTMSPFQHGEVFVTEDGAETDLDLGHYERFTDTAMSRLNSVTTGSIYQAVINKERRGDYNGGTVQVIPHITGEIRERIHRVAANSGADVVIGEIGGTVGDIESLPFLEAIREFRGDVGRHDMAYVHVTLLPYIGTSGELKTKPTQHSVKELRSIGIQPDVLVCRSDREINAELKRKIGGFCGVRSEAVIQALDADSIYAVPLAMEQEGLCRQVLEVLDLPDHDSDMARWAELVRKLRSPGPAVKVALVGKYVQLNDAYLSVVEALRHACLDCDASLDLHWICAEQIEERGAGALLQGMDAVVVPGGFGNRGVDGKVAAIRWAREQRVPFLGLCLGMQCAVIEWARNLAGLEGATSAELDPATPHPVIHLLPEQQDVVDLGGTMRLGVYPCRLATGSLALGLYGEEVVYERHRHRYEFNNAYRNAFLEAGYRISGTSPDGRLVELIERVDHPYFTACQYHPEFLSRPGKPHPLFRGLIAAAQQRRGGGAQDRSARDLGDEVPLQV; from the coding sequence ATGTCCAGCTCCGCCCCGACCGCCTCTGCGGCCCCCCGGGCCCGGACGCACAGCACCAAGTTCGTGTTCGTCACCGGCGGCGTGGTGTCGAGCATCGGCAAGGGGATCGTGGCGGCGAGCCTGGGCAGGCTGCTCAAGAGCCGCGGCTACAGCGTCTCGATCCTCAAGCTCGACCCGTATCTCAATGTTGATCCGGGCACGATGAGCCCGTTCCAGCACGGCGAGGTGTTCGTCACCGAGGACGGTGCTGAGACCGATCTCGATCTGGGCCACTACGAGCGCTTCACCGACACCGCCATGTCGCGGCTCAACAGCGTGACCACCGGCTCGATCTACCAGGCGGTGATCAACAAGGAGCGCCGCGGCGACTACAACGGCGGCACCGTGCAGGTGATCCCCCACATCACCGGCGAGATCCGTGAGCGCATCCACCGGGTGGCCGCCAACTCCGGCGCCGATGTGGTGATCGGCGAGATCGGCGGCACCGTCGGTGATATCGAATCCCTGCCCTTCCTGGAGGCGATCCGCGAGTTCCGCGGCGACGTGGGCCGCCACGACATGGCCTACGTGCATGTGACGCTCCTGCCCTATATCGGCACCTCCGGCGAACTCAAGACCAAGCCCACCCAGCATTCGGTCAAGGAGCTGCGCTCCATCGGCATCCAGCCCGATGTGCTGGTCTGCCGCAGCGATCGGGAGATCAACGCCGAGCTCAAGCGCAAGATCGGCGGCTTCTGCGGCGTGCGTTCCGAGGCGGTGATCCAGGCCCTCGATGCCGACAGCATCTATGCGGTGCCGCTGGCGATGGAGCAGGAGGGCCTCTGCAGGCAGGTGCTCGAGGTGCTCGATCTTCCCGATCACGACAGCGACATGGCCCGCTGGGCCGAACTGGTGCGCAAGCTGCGCAGCCCCGGCCCGGCGGTGAAGGTGGCGCTGGTGGGCAAGTACGTGCAGCTCAACGACGCCTACCTCTCGGTGGTGGAGGCCCTGCGCCATGCCTGCCTCGACTGCGATGCCTCCCTGGATCTGCACTGGATCTGCGCCGAGCAGATCGAGGAACGGGGTGCCGGCGCGTTGCTGCAGGGGATGGATGCCGTGGTGGTGCCGGGCGGCTTCGGCAACCGCGGCGTCGACGGCAAGGTGGCGGCGATCCGCTGGGCGCGCGAGCAGCGGGTGCCGTTCCTGGGGCTCTGCCTGGGCATGCAGTGCGCCGTGATCGAGTGGGCCCGCAACCTGGCGGGGCTCGAGGGGGCCACCAGCGCCGAGCTGGATCCGGCCACGCCCCATCCGGTGATCCACCTGCTGCCGGAGCAGCAGGACGTGGTCGACCTGGGCGGCACGATGCGGCTGGGCGTCTATCCCTGCCGACTGGCGACAGGCAGCCTGGCGTTGGGGCTGTATGGCGAGGAGGTGGTCTACGAGCGGCACCGCCACCGCTACGAGTTCAACAACGCCTATCGCAACGCCTTCCTGGAGGCGGGCTACCGCATCAGCGGCACCTCGCCCGACGGGCGCCTGGTGGAGCTGATCGAACGGGTTGACCATCCCTATTTCACGGCCTGCCAGTACCACCCCGAATTCCTGTCGCGCCCCGGAAAGCCGCATCCGCTGTTCCGCGGCCTGATCGCGGCGGCGCAGCAGCGCCGGGGCGGTGGAGCGCAGGACCGGTCGGCCCGGGACCTCGGTGACGAGGTGCCGCTGCAGGTCTGA
- a CDS encoding CopG family transcriptional regulator, producing the protein MTPRDDAAAVRTIVDLPDAERAQLDALCRQRGVSRAEALRQALRLWLRQQTPSHHAVFGLWRDRPAGSLELQQALREEWSER; encoded by the coding sequence ATGACGCCACGTGATGACGCGGCCGCTGTGCGCACGATCGTGGATCTGCCCGATGCGGAACGCGCCCAGCTGGACGCGCTCTGTCGGCAGCGAGGGGTGTCGCGGGCGGAGGCGTTGCGCCAGGCCCTGCGGCTTTGGTTGCGGCAGCAGACACCAAGCCACCATGCCGTGTTCGGCCTGTGGCGCGACCGGCCGGCAGGGAGCCTGGAGCTGCAGCAGGCGCTGCGGGAGGAGTGGAGCGAACGCTGA
- a CDS encoding type II toxin-antitoxin system VapC family toxin → MLLLDTNILIDVLRGEAVALAWLEQQRQPRISVITWIEVLVGCRAGESSTVEAWLETFPRLPLDDAIAAETVRLRQRHGLKVPDAIILATARCGTLTLATRNRRDFPIQLGDVLHPYEL, encoded by the coding sequence ATGCTGTTGCTCGACACCAACATCCTCATCGATGTGCTGCGCGGTGAAGCCGTGGCCCTGGCCTGGCTTGAGCAACAGCGGCAGCCACGCATCAGCGTGATCACCTGGATCGAGGTGCTGGTGGGCTGCCGCGCAGGGGAGAGCAGCACGGTGGAGGCCTGGCTGGAGACCTTCCCGCGTCTTCCGCTCGATGACGCCATCGCCGCTGAAACGGTGCGGCTGCGCCAGCGGCACGGCCTGAAGGTGCCGGACGCCATCATCCTCGCCACCGCCCGCTGCGGAACCCTCACCCTGGCGACCCGCAACCGCCGCGATTTTCCCATCCAACTCGGGGATGTGCTGCATCCCTACGAGCTCTGA
- a CDS encoding sulfotransferase — protein MITVVTGLPRSGTSLAMQLLEAAGIPPYTDGVRRADRANPRGYYEAEVVKQLPGHSAWLEEVEGKAVKVIHQLLPALPPRYSYRVLVMDRPLAAVLASQQRLLTLLGRSGTALSSDRLAMVFEAQLQTMDRWLAALPGERVLRLPHGTVLNAPQASARRLLDWLGEEATADRVARIAAVVEPGLSRAADQQAPGCGWPLL, from the coding sequence ATGATCACCGTGGTGACCGGCCTGCCCCGCTCGGGTACCAGCCTGGCGATGCAGCTGCTGGAGGCGGCGGGCATTCCGCCGTATACCGATGGGGTTCGGCGCGCCGATAGGGCGAATCCTCGCGGCTACTACGAAGCCGAGGTGGTCAAACAGCTGCCTGGCCACTCCGCCTGGCTGGAGGAGGTGGAGGGCAAGGCGGTGAAGGTGATCCACCAGCTGCTGCCGGCCCTGCCACCCCGGTATTCCTACCGGGTGCTGGTGATGGACCGGCCGCTGGCGGCGGTGTTGGCCTCCCAGCAGCGGCTGCTGACACTGTTGGGCCGCTCTGGCACCGCCCTCAGCAGCGACCGACTGGCGATGGTGTTCGAGGCCCAGCTGCAGACGATGGATCGCTGGTTGGCGGCGCTGCCGGGCGAGCGGGTGTTGCGCCTGCCGCATGGAACGGTGCTCAACGCGCCGCAGGCCAGCGCCCGCCGCCTGCTGGATTGGCTGGGGGAGGAAGCAACGGCCGATCGGGTGGCGCGGATCGCGGCAGTGGTGGAGCCGGGACTGAGCCGCGCAGCTGATCAGCAAGCGCCAGGCTGCGGATGGCCTCTTCTCTGA